The genomic segment AGCAAGTCTTGGACTACTAAGTGCTAAATTTATAACATCCTCTCTATCTTTATCCACACCTTCGGCATTTTTTATCTTATCCGCAACATCATCAAGGTGTAGTTTTTTAGCCGCCCATGAGCTTGTATCTTTTATTTTGTTGATAAGAGGATTAATAAGTTGTATATCCGTAAAGTTATCGCTATCTACCTTAACCCCATACTCTTTTGCATGTTCTAAGATTGGTTTTGTATCATCGCCGGTTATTGCCTCTGCTATCTTTTTTGCACCACGTACATTTGCATTTGGAATACTTGAAGCACCATCTTTTGCGAAGTCTACACCCTTTTTAACAGTCTCTGATTTAGTAAGACTACCAAGCCCTTTTAAAGTTGGTTTCGCAACAGCTCCTAAGCCCTTAAAAACTAAATCTCCACCAGCTGAAAATAAAGCTTCTTCCGCCGCCTTACCAAGCACATCTTTTGCTGTTATATCTTGGTCTGTAGCATTAGCATTTATAAGTGCATCAGCACCACCACCAAGCAAAGAGCCACCAGCACTACGACCCATATTATTTAAAAAGCCTTTGCCACTTTTAACAGCCAAAGCACCGCCTATAATAGAGCCTAGATTATCACGCCCAATCCTGCCTATTTGTTTTATCAAGCCATCATCAAGGCTTATAAGTTCATCACCGCGAGTAATATACAATGTGTTTGTGTCATTATCTCTTACAAGACCATCGCCTAACTTACTTGCTCTTATTGTATTGCCTATTTCTTTTAAAAATTGGTTTCTTTTATTCTCATCACCACCAAAAATAGGATGAGAGCTTTCAAACTTTGATATGCCATTATTCACACCGCTTATCAAATCATCATCATTTTTTGCATTCAGTATCTCATCTTTGTAATTTGTTCCATAGCCCAAAGCCTTATTTGCTAGTTCAGCACCACCAGTAACGATATTTTTTACCGGATTTATAAACGGTATCGTTACTTCTAGTGGTTTGTCTTCTGCCTCGATATCCATAGGCTTAAAATTTCTATTTTTAAAATAATTAGCTGTTGCTTGTCTTGCTTCATTCTCGTTTATAAAATTCATCCTCTTGCCTTTTTTAATATACTGTATAGTTTCCGTTTGGGTTCATCTTCATTGTTTTTTTGCCTTTATTAAAGTGCAGACTATTAGCCCAATTTTCTATCTCTTCTATGTCTTTGTCAAACTCGGCTGTATTTGCCCCACTAGCCTTAAGTCCGGCTATCTTATTTCTATAAATACTTGTTACTCTATCAAGGTAGCCATCCCATTTTTCTTTAAAGTCCCCTTGGTTTGTCTCATCTTTTCTTGGCAAGACAGCCAAAAGGTCGTTATATTGTTGGTTGGTAATCTTACCAGTATCTTGCATGCTCTTTAAATCTGTTTTTGCACCATCCAGTAATGCTCTAAACCTCGCCATTTCTGTGTTTCTCATCCACTCCGGCAAGATAGATGCTATCTTGTGTATACCATCATCAATCCACCCTACATAGCTATCATCATAAATGTTTTTTACATTTTGTAAGTTATTAAGCAAGGTCTTTGTTCCGGTTAAGCTCATAGCTACATCTTGTTTAACCTTATTTCTATCTACCAAACTACCAGTGCTTTTATTTGTATCAAAGGCTAGTTTTAAAGCCTTAGCCGCTAAAATAGGGTCATTTATATTATCAATATTTGCTCCCTTGAAAGCTTCAGGATTATTTTTTGCATAATCTATGTAAAGGTTAGCTTCATCTATTTGCTTTTGTTTTTCGGTATTGATTTTATTTTCTTGTTCTTCTATTTTCTTTTGTTTTAGCCACGCATTCCATTCTTGCTGTTGTCTTCTAAGCTCCGCACTCTCAGCCAACTGTCTACTTCTAAGGTTATAATCTTTTTGCCACTGGTCGTTATCTACATTAAACTTATTTTGGTTAAATTCAAATGTTCGTTTATTATTGTTTATAGCTTCATTAAGCCTATCGTTATCTATCCTTTCAGCCTCCATATTGTGTCTATTTATCTCATCTATCTTCATTTGATTTTGCTTATTTGCTACATTGTTTTGATAGATATCATACAAAGCAGAGCCAACCTCTTTGACTGGCTCTATTCTCATTGTTGCATGATTAAAATCAATCATCTTTGGATTATAATAAGGCATTAATACAACCTTTCTTCATCATCGTTATTTACATTAAATCTAGAATTCGCCCAAGCTCTCTCTAAATTATTTTGTGCTTGATTGTCTTTACTTAGCTGTCTTTCTGATAACATCTTGTTAAAGTTATAAGTATCGTTTTGAAGTTTTTGCATCTTTTTAGCATTTTTATGTGTCTGATATCCATCGTAAAGACTGCCGGCCATACCAGCAACACCAAGCCAATTAGGTGTAGACCCTGCTACACTTGAGCTACCAAGCCAACCAAGGGCTTTATTAAAAAAGCCACCGCCATCATCATTACTAGCTCCATCCATTATACTTTTACCGCCTGATAATGTGTTTGATAAAGTATTTTTCCAAAAACTATCCCACAAAAAATTCATCACAACTCTCCTAAAAGTGCTGAGCCTAAATCAACATTAGATACATCTTCGCCTTTTTTTATCTTTTCAAAAACATTTGACTCACTAGCAGACCCGGTATTTCCTATGATATTGTCTGGTTTTTCTTTTGGTGTTGCTACATTCATCATAGCTTGTGCGACAAGTTTCCACCCTGTATAGTCATCGCCTAAGAAGTTTAAAAAGCCGTTTGTCTCAGCCCATTTTCCCATATCCTCAGGCTTGATGGTAGGGAAGTCTTTACTAAATTGTTCTAAGTTCTTGTTAAAGGTCTGCCTTTTTTGCTCTTTTAATATTGCTTCTTGTTGCATTTGTTTCATTTGCTCTACTTGTGCGGCTAGCTCATCATAGTTACCAATCCCTAGTTGTTCTAGTGTCTGTTTTCTTTGTAGCTGTTCTGGTGTTGGTTCTTCTTGTGTTTGTGTTTGTTCTTGCTCTTTTGCTTTTGATAAAGCATTTAGCACAGCATTACTAAAAGCTTCTTCACTTAGTCCGCTAGCTTCTTTTGACTCTTCTGATTTTATAGCTTCTGTATTTTCTTCCTTGCTCTCCGGTGTATCTTGTGTTTCTTGTGTCTCATCTCCTGTTATCTCACCAATTAGTGATTGTATTACATCTGCTTCTGTTAAATCTGCCATTTTATCTCTCCTTATAGTTTGTTATAAAATTAATAATCATTTCAGCGACTTTTGCTTTTTCAATAGCATTAACTCGCACCTTATCCTCTGCCGTGTTATCTTTACTTATCCCAATATTATCAAGCCATAGGTTCACTAGGTGAACTAATAAGTCCTTGAACACTTGAGCCTTGCATATTTGGTATAAGTCCTTGTTGGCTAGGCATTGATTCAGGATATCCTGATAAATTTTCTCCTTGTTCGTTAAAAACATTTGGCTCCTTGTCTAAAAATTCATCTACATTTTTAATCCCATAAAGCGGTAATAACTGCTCTATGATTTTAAAATTAGCATTAAGCATTCTCCTAGCTGTTTGTATATCTTGTAGGCCCATACATAAATTAATATGATTACTTATAGCCCCAGATGCCTGTATCAGCCCTTGCTTTTGCACCTCTTTATTTAATGCCCCAATTCCCGTGTTAAGATTAACCGCAAAGCTTGGTATCTCGCTTCTGTCATATCCCGCAAAAAACTCTTTTTGTCCGTATTTCCACACTAGCTTTGCAAGTCTTTCAAACACAGGTTCAAAAAATGTTTCATTATATGTTCTTATGTATCCTTGAAGTCTTACACTTCCCTCATTAGCCATAATACTAGCCATCGTGGCTGTCTCTTTCCTTGTGGTCGTTGCTCCGTTTTGTTGTGGGCTTATACCACTTGCTTCACTCATCTCATTATCTATAAGTGTTATATTTACCTGAGCTGACTGCAGGCTAGGGAGTGGAACAAAGCTAATAGCCGTTGGGTTTTCAGTAAATATCGGCTTTCCTATCGTTTCGATATCAGCTCTTGATATGTTTGCGCTTAGTGGAGCTACTATCTTTGGTTTTAAACAAGCATTTACACCATCTATAAAACCATTTCTTGTTATATTCATCTCATCTTGTAAAGGTAAAATACTTGCAAGCGGTGGCTCTCCATAAGCACACACAAAGTTACTCTCTTCATAGCTTCTTACCTGCGGTGTCATATAACCAAAGATAAAAGGCTGTCCATCTTTAAGCTCTACCATATCCCTTAAAATCACAGAATTATCGTATATCGTAGATAAATACCACTTATCATCTATAAGCTCATACACATCATAAAGCATTACTCGCTCATACATTGTAGTTTGATTCATCGTTACACTATCTATAAGCTCATCAACCATCTTTTTGTTAAAGACCTTCTTTTTAGCAAGTCTTAATAAGTCGCTAGTTGTTAAATTTATCTTATTTACGATAAATCTTATATCACTCACACTCTTTGCATTTGGGTCAAAGTAGATATCATCAAGTTCTATTTCTTCAATGACTGGCATATCATTAGACCAATACACCTTTGCCACACTTGTGCCTAAAAATGGTATTTTCTGAAACATCGGAGCAAAGGTATTATAAAGCCTTAGCATTGATGTATAGATGTCTAAAACCTTTTGCCACTTATCTATCACTTCTTGCTTTGAATTTATATAAGTTTCAAGCACTGCAAAGGTATCGTTATTAAAGTATGTCTCACTTAACGCATCAGCTATTCTTTTAGCTTTTGAGTTTATTTTAGGTATATAAAGCCTTGATTTGTTCCGTTGCTTTAAGCTCTCTAATTGTTGTTGTTCTAGATAGAGCAAATAAGCATTATTTAGCTTATCAAACGATGGCTTATAGTGTTCAAACCCAGCTTTTGCAACTTTTATTAGCTCATCAAGTTGGGCTGTTCTTTCGTTACTCATCATCTCTTAACGCTTTCAAATCTGACACAAAATAGCTATTTAGCTTTTGGATAAACTCATCTGTATTAAAATCATTTATCGCTTTTAAGCTCTCATCATTAACACCACCACTTTCATAAACACCCACAATTTCTTGTGAAGCTTTCACAACCTTGCGGAAATAAATGCCTTTACTTATTAGTTCAAGCATTGCTTTTGCTTTGTCTTTATCTAACTCATCAGCTCTTATAAAATCACTCACAGTAGTTTTATGCTTTATAACTTGCTCTTTTACTTCTTTATGCTCTTGCTCCATTTGCTTAGCTTGTCCTTTGGCTTTTCCGGTCTCATCCCCTAACTCATCAGTCTTAGTCTCATAATCTTCCAACCTAAATTCCACAGGCTCCACCGAACCAACTTGTTTTTTAACTTCCACTTCTTCCGGTTTCTTAACACTCTTAGCCATTCATCTCTCCTTTTTTGAGTTTAAAATATGTAGCCTTGCTAATGCCCGTAAGTGAAAAAACCTTTTCTTTGTCAGTGTTCTTTCTTATTAGCATTTTTGCAAGCTCTACCTTTGCTTTTTTGTTAGGTATATACTTGATACCACTCGTTATCTCGCAAATCAAACTAGCTAACAAAAGCTTTAGCTCATCATCGCCTAGTTTTGCTATCTCTCTGATAGCATTTGCATCTATTTTGTGTTGAATGTACTCAAACTTCCAGTCTATTTTCAACCCAAAAAATAGACTTTTGCTATTTTTACCACACATTTTCATTATAAAAATCCATTTCTTGCTCTTTCCTTGGATAAACATTGTCAAAATAAGTAAGTGCTAAACTATCTGCGTAATCAGGACTAACGCCAAATTCTTTTTTTATAGCGTCTTTTGGAGCTAACAAATAACGTTCTTTTGTGTCATATAAAAACTCTATCATTTGAAGCTGTCTTTTGATTTTTTCATTTGGAGTTATAGCAAGTAGTGGTATTTTATCTTTTAGCCTAAAATACATTTCAGCCCTTTTATTTGCATATCTCTTTTCATCCGTAGCTTTATAGCTCGCCTTTGCTTCTCTACAAATCCCACGAAGTCCGTATTCAACTAATCTATCATAAGTCCCAGCACCAACCCCAACGGTATCGATAAAGATAACCTCGGGCTTTTTCTCGCTCATCTCATACTCTCTTAAAATTTCCCTTGCAAGCTCTGTCGTGCTTGTTATATGATAGCTTTTAAACTCTTTCACGCACTCGCCATCACGCTTACATAACACACTCTCATCATCGCCATCCCTTGCAACATCAAGTCCCCAAACTTCTATTGTGTTTGGCTCAAATCTCATAGGCTTTAAAAATGCATTTTCTATCATTGATAAAGAAAATAGTTTATTTGTTGTACTGTCTAAAAACTCGCCGTATATCTCTTGCTTAACAACATCACTATCAGCCCCGCCAAGTTCGGCTATTAACTCATCTATCTCATCAGGTCTTAGCATTGGGTTTTTATAGCTTGAAATTTGATAGTTTTTCCAGTCTTTCTCGTTTCTCATCCCCTTTTGAGCTAACTCAAAAAACTTATTCTTTCCCTTTGGCACTCCACCTATAAAAGCCCTACTATCTGGATAATCAAGCAACATAGGTCTTATTGCATTATCCCAAAGGTAGGCATTTTTAAGGATTATTCCAGCTTCATTAAGAATCACTATGTCATAGCCAAAGCCTTCGATATTCTCAGGGCGTTCAGCACTTCGCATATCCAAAAAAGCCTCATTAAAAACCAGTCTTTTATCTTGTGAGTGAAACTTCCAAAGCTCTTGTGGTAATTGCTTTAACTCAGGTAAAAAATATCTTTCAAAATACCTTTGTAAGTTTGACGTGATTGTATCAACCCAAAGTATTTTCTTACCATCGCAAAGCCACTCAATGCACGCATTAGCTATACCTTTTGTAAAGCCAACCCTACGTCCTTTTTCTATTGTTGTAAACTTAGCGTCGTTATTAAAAAATACCTCTTTCT from the Campylobacter pinnipediorum subsp. pinnipediorum genome contains:
- a CDS encoding portal protein gives rise to the protein MMSNERTAQLDELIKVAKAGFEHYKPSFDKLNNAYLLYLEQQQLESLKQRNKSRLYIPKINSKAKRIADALSETYFNNDTFAVLETYINSKQEVIDKWQKVLDIYTSMLRLYNTFAPMFQKIPFLGTSVAKVYWSNDMPVIEEIELDDIYFDPNAKSVSDIRFIVNKINLTTSDLLRLAKKKVFNKKMVDELIDSVTMNQTTMYERVMLYDVYELIDDKWYLSTIYDNSVILRDMVELKDGQPFIFGYMTPQVRSYEESNFVCAYGEPPLASILPLQDEMNITRNGFIDGVNACLKPKIVAPLSANISRADIETIGKPIFTENPTAISFVPLPSLQSAQVNITLIDNEMSEASGISPQQNGATTTRKETATMASIMANEGSVRLQGYIRTYNETFFEPVFERLAKLVWKYGQKEFFAGYDRSEIPSFAVNLNTGIGALNKEVQKQGLIQASGAISNHINLCMGLQDIQTARRMLNANFKIIEQLLPLYGIKNVDEFLDKEPNVFNEQGENLSGYPESMPSQQGLIPNMQGSSVQGLISSPSEPMA
- a CDS encoding terminase large subunit domain-containing protein codes for the protein MSDITLNLTYCDWQKEVFFNNDAKFTTIEKGRRVGFTKGIANACIEWLCDGKKILWVDTITSNLQRYFERYFLPELKQLPQELWKFHSQDKRLVFNEAFLDMRSAERPENIEGFGYDIVILNEAGIILKNAYLWDNAIRPMLLDYPDSRAFIGGVPKGKNKFFELAQKGMRNEKDWKNYQISSYKNPMLRPDEIDELIAELGGADSDVVKQEIYGEFLDSTTNKLFSLSMIENAFLKPMRFEPNTIEVWGLDVARDGDDESVLCKRDGECVKEFKSYHITSTTELAREILREYEMSEKKPEVIFIDTVGVGAGTYDRLVEYGLRGICREAKASYKATDEKRYANKRAEMYFRLKDKIPLLAITPNEKIKRQLQMIEFLYDTKERYLLAPKDAIKKEFGVSPDYADSLALTYFDNVYPRKEQEMDFYNENVW